In Salmo salar chromosome ssa15, Ssal_v3.1, whole genome shotgun sequence, one genomic interval encodes:
- the prph2lb gene encoding peripherin 2-like b: protein MAVLKVTFTKTTRGKLALVLWVLNWISVLTGIILFSLGLFLKVEIQKRKELMSADVHSVPDMLIATGLVACVINFLGGKICYDCVDTTKFLRWKLLMLPYIVCTFLFTFCILVGGLMCYSMRNELEESLFLGLRNAMLYYKDTGTPGRCYLKRTVDLLQIQFQCCGNAGFRDWFHVQWINNRWLDMTHSEVTDRLRSNVEGKYLMDGVPFSCCNTFSPRPCIQTQVTNNSAHYNYDWKTEERNLWTRGCRQVLLDHYTNIMQSIGFIVLIIWLFELWVLTGVRYLQTAMENLLRQGDPDLESDGWLLENSIAQTARSNFKIIKNLGKCYQVDDDPNIDVPSTAQQEVSTCQIPVAR, encoded by the exons ATGGCGGTCTTAAAGGTGACGTTCACCAAGACCACTCGGGGCAAGCTAGCCCTGGTGTTGTGGGTCCTCAACTGGATCTCTGTGTTAACAGGCATCATCCTATTCAGCCTGGGCCTCTTCCTGAAGGTGGAGATCCAGAAACGGAAGGAGCTGATGTCCGCTGATGTCCACTCAGTGCCCGACATGCTCATCGCCACGGGCCTGGTAGCCTGCGTCATCAACTTCCTGGGTGGCAAGATCTGCTACGATTGCGTTGATACCACCAAGTTCCTGCGATGGAAGCTGCTGATGCTACCGTACATCGTGTGCACCTTCCTCTTTACCTTCTGCATCCTGGTGGGTGGGCTCATGTGCTACAGCATGAGGAACGAACTGGAGGAGTCATTATTTCTGGGATTGCGTAATGCCATGCTCTACTACAAGGACACAGGCACGCCGGGACGATGTTATCTCAAGCGCACAGTGGATTTGCTGCAAATCCAATTCCAGTGTTGTGGAAATGCCGGCTTCCGCGATTGGTTCCATGTCCAATGGATCAACAACCGCTGGTTGGACATGACCCACAGTGAAGTAACAGA ccgTCTGAGGAGTAACGTGGAGGGAAAGTACCTGATGGACGGAGTGCCTTTTAGCTGCTGTAACACATTCTCTCCACGACCCTGCATCCAGACCCAGGTCACCAACAACTCCGCCCACTACAACTATGACTGGAAGACGGAGGAGCGCAACCTGTGGACGAGGGGCTGCCGCCAGGTTCTGCTGGATCATTACACCAACATCATGCAGTCCATCGGCTTTATCGTGCTCATCATCTGGTTGTTTGAG CTATGGGTGCTGACGGGCGTGCGGTATCTCCAGACAGCTATGGAGAACCTTCTACGTCAGGGTGACCCCGACCTGGAGTCTGACGGCTGGCTCCTGGAGAACAGCATTGCCCAGACGGCCCGCTCTAACTTCAAAATCATCAAGAACCTAGGCAAGTGCTACCAGGTGGACGATGATCCTAACATCGATGTGCCCAGCACCGCTCAGCAAGAGGTGTCCACTTGCCAGATCCCCGTGGCTAGATAG